A single genomic interval of Rhizobium leguminosarum bv. trifolii WSM1325 harbors:
- a CDS encoding glycoside hydrolase family 25 (PFAM: glycoside hydrolase family 25~SMART: glycoside hydrolase family 25~KEGG: rec:RHECIAT_CH0002353 cell-wall lytic enzyme) gives MRTSAVPAILLAALILSGCAASSGAEDVLGNVPSSETTNAIAQPSGPIPAAAVGDPAPQASPPQQALRWAGEVPEPQALVPADRPVGMPLPTDKPVALLMPANPAGNAMPDVGTRSPTRGQIYGHRFRDAKPINFGSTSPRKLAVHGVDVSRWQGEIDWETLRRQGANFVYIKATDGGDHLDPMFKKNWRRAKEAGLKHGAYHFFYWCRTAGEQADWFIRNVPREANALPPVIDVEWNGESSCKRRISPARVREKMQVFMDKLERYYGQRPIIYTAPDFYRDNLKGQLLDYPFWLRSVAAHPSKVYPGRKWLFWQYSGSGLSDGVDGKIDLNVFNGNESDWHDWVASR, from the coding sequence ATGCGTACATCGGCAGTGCCAGCAATCCTCCTCGCCGCCCTGATCCTGTCGGGATGCGCCGCCAGTTCTGGCGCCGAAGATGTGCTGGGCAACGTGCCGTCGTCGGAAACGACCAATGCCATCGCCCAGCCAAGCGGCCCGATTCCTGCCGCTGCCGTGGGCGATCCTGCGCCGCAGGCAAGCCCGCCGCAGCAAGCGTTGCGCTGGGCGGGAGAGGTTCCGGAGCCGCAGGCGCTCGTGCCCGCCGACAGGCCGGTTGGCATGCCGCTGCCGACAGATAAACCGGTCGCGCTGCTGATGCCGGCCAATCCCGCCGGCAATGCAATGCCCGATGTCGGCACGAGATCGCCGACACGCGGCCAAATTTACGGCCACCGCTTCCGCGATGCCAAGCCGATCAACTTCGGCTCCACCTCGCCGAGAAAGCTTGCCGTGCATGGCGTCGATGTCTCGCGTTGGCAGGGCGAGATCGACTGGGAAACGTTGCGGAGGCAAGGCGCCAATTTCGTCTACATCAAAGCCACGGACGGCGGCGATCACCTTGATCCGATGTTCAAGAAAAACTGGCGCCGCGCCAAGGAAGCCGGCCTGAAACACGGCGCCTATCACTTCTTCTATTGGTGCCGGACGGCAGGCGAGCAGGCCGACTGGTTCATCCGCAACGTGCCAAGGGAAGCCAACGCTCTTCCGCCCGTCATCGACGTCGAATGGAACGGCGAATCGAGCTGCAAGAGGCGCATCTCGCCTGCACGTGTCCGGGAAAAGATGCAGGTCTTCATGGACAAGCTGGAGCGCTATTACGGCCAGCGCCCGATCATCTACACGGCGCCGGACTTCTACCGCGACAATTTGAAGGGCCAACTGCTCGACTACCCCTTCTGGTTGCGCTCTGTGGCCGCTCACCCCTCCAAGGTCTATCCGGGTCGCAAGTGGCTGTTCTGGCAATATTCCGGCTCCGGCCTTTCCGATGGCGTTGACGGCAAGATCGACCTCAACGTGTTCAACGGCAATGAAAGCGATTGGCACGACTGGGTGGCGTCGCGATAG
- a CDS encoding oxidoreductase alpha (molybdopterin) subunit (KEGG: atc:AGR_L_213 hypothetical protein~TIGRFAM: oxidoreductase alpha (molybdopterin) subunit~PFAM: molydopterin dinucleotide-binding region; molybdopterin oxidoreductase), with protein MTKKRPKGIEKYTAPAGGWGALKAVAETLARQQVIAQGAATLLKANQPEGFDCPGCAWPDPKHTSSFEFCENGAKAITWESTAKRAGPDFFAGHTVAELWQWNDHQLEDQGRLTHPLVYDHASDRYLPTGWEEAFTLIGAELRKLPDPDMAEFYTSGRASNEAAFLFQLFVRAYGTNNFPDCSNMCHEATSVGLPDSIGVGKGTVTLEDFDHADAIFSFGHNPGTNHPRMMTTLHDAARRGVPIVVFNPLKERALEKFAAPQNPVEMATMSSTPIASAYHQLRTGGDLAALKGLMKRIFERDDADIAAGGKGFLDREFIEAHTIGLEALKADIAKTEWASILKRSGLTLEALDSAVDVYLNARNVILCYGMGITQHSHGTANVQQLANFLMLRGNIGRQGAGICPLRGHSNVQGDRTVGITEIPNMALLDGMEKAFGFRPPEEKGHNAVEAIEAIIEGRSKALVCLGGNLAVAISDPEATFAGMRKLDLAVHLATKHNRSHLLIARTSIILPVLGRTDQDIQTTGPQSVTVEDSMSMVHASRGFLKPPGEELRSEPAIIAGIAKATLGVKYGIDWDGMISDYNRIREKIEVVFPDFHDFNTRVRKPGGFRLTVAASDRQWRTPSGKAQFLIAPGLEEDPRLADADTLVLTTLRSHDQYNTTIYSLDDRYRGVFGRRDVIFMNSGDLFARGLADGDKVDIESVAETSSRAVRGFTAVAYDIPVGSIAGYYPEMNRVIALGDYDRKSGTPAYKGVPVKVQKSA; from the coding sequence ATGACCAAGAAGCGGCCGAAAGGCATCGAGAAATACACGGCCCCTGCCGGCGGTTGGGGTGCACTCAAAGCCGTCGCCGAAACCCTTGCGCGCCAGCAGGTCATTGCGCAGGGGGCTGCGACGCTGCTGAAAGCCAATCAGCCCGAGGGGTTCGATTGTCCGGGCTGCGCCTGGCCCGATCCCAAACATACGAGTTCATTCGAGTTCTGTGAAAACGGCGCCAAGGCGATCACCTGGGAATCCACGGCGAAACGGGCCGGGCCTGACTTTTTCGCAGGGCATACGGTCGCCGAACTGTGGCAATGGAACGACCATCAGCTGGAAGACCAGGGCCGCCTGACGCACCCGCTGGTCTATGATCACGCCAGCGACCGCTACCTGCCGACCGGCTGGGAGGAAGCCTTCACGCTGATCGGCGCCGAACTGCGCAAACTGCCCGATCCTGACATGGCCGAATTCTACACATCGGGACGCGCCTCGAACGAGGCGGCATTCCTGTTCCAGCTTTTTGTCAGGGCCTACGGCACCAACAATTTTCCCGACTGCTCGAACATGTGCCATGAGGCGACCAGCGTCGGTCTGCCCGACTCGATCGGGGTCGGGAAGGGCACGGTGACCTTGGAAGATTTCGATCATGCCGATGCGATCTTCAGCTTCGGCCACAATCCCGGCACCAACCACCCGCGGATGATGACCACTCTGCATGATGCCGCGAGGCGCGGCGTCCCGATCGTGGTCTTCAATCCCCTGAAAGAACGCGCGCTCGAGAAATTTGCGGCACCGCAGAACCCGGTGGAAATGGCGACGATGTCTTCGACGCCGATCGCATCTGCTTATCATCAGCTGCGCACCGGAGGGGATCTCGCTGCCCTCAAGGGCCTGATGAAGCGGATATTCGAGCGCGACGATGCCGATATCGCGGCAGGCGGCAAAGGCTTTCTCGACCGGGAATTCATCGAAGCCCACACGATCGGACTGGAGGCTCTTAAGGCCGATATTGCAAAGACGGAGTGGGCGTCGATCCTGAAGAGATCGGGATTGACGCTCGAGGCGCTCGACAGCGCCGTTGATGTCTATCTCAACGCCCGCAACGTCATCCTCTGCTATGGCATGGGCATCACCCAGCACAGCCACGGCACTGCCAATGTCCAGCAGCTTGCCAATTTCCTGATGTTGCGGGGAAATATCGGCCGCCAGGGCGCCGGTATCTGCCCGCTGCGGGGGCATTCGAACGTTCAGGGCGACCGGACCGTCGGAATCACCGAGATCCCCAACATGGCGCTTCTCGACGGCATGGAGAAGGCCTTTGGCTTTCGCCCGCCGGAGGAGAAGGGCCATAACGCCGTCGAGGCCATCGAGGCGATCATCGAAGGCCGGTCGAAGGCGCTGGTCTGCCTCGGCGGCAATCTCGCCGTCGCCATATCCGATCCGGAGGCGACATTCGCCGGCATGCGCAAGCTCGACCTTGCCGTCCATCTGGCGACAAAGCACAACCGCTCGCACCTGCTGATCGCCCGAACCTCCATCATCCTTCCCGTTCTCGGCCGCACCGACCAGGATATTCAGACGACGGGACCACAATCGGTGACCGTCGAGGATTCCATGTCGATGGTGCACGCCTCGCGCGGCTTCCTGAAACCACCAGGCGAAGAGCTGAGATCCGAACCGGCGATCATCGCCGGCATCGCCAAGGCAACGCTCGGCGTCAAATACGGTATCGATTGGGACGGGATGATCAGCGATTACAATCGCATTCGGGAAAAGATCGAAGTGGTCTTTCCCGATTTCCATGATTTCAACACACGGGTCAGGAAACCCGGCGGCTTCCGGCTTACAGTGGCGGCCTCCGACCGGCAATGGCGCACGCCCTCAGGAAAAGCACAGTTCCTCATCGCGCCTGGGCTGGAGGAAGATCCGCGCCTTGCAGACGCAGACACACTGGTTCTGACAACGCTGCGCAGTCACGACCAGTACAACACGACAATCTATAGCCTTGACGACCGCTATCGTGGCGTCTTCGGCCGCCGTGACGTGATCTTCATGAACAGCGGGGATCTCTTCGCACGCGGCCTCGCCGATGGCGATAAGGTTGATATCGAGTCGGTCGCTGAAACCAGCAGCAGGGCGGTCAGAGGCTTCACCGCAGTGGCCTACGACATCCCTGTTGGCTCCATCGCCGGATATTATCCCGAGATGAACAGGGTCATCGCGCTTGGCGATTACGACCGGAAATCGGGAACGCCTGCCTACAAAGGCGTGCCGGTGAAGGTGCAGAAGTCCGCGTGA
- a CDS encoding Ferritin Dps family protein (PFAM: Ferritin Dps family protein~KEGG: azc:AZC_4121 putative low temperature-induced protein): protein MDRIELENRRKASLATPSDLASNATADISGPLAALLADTFALYLKTKNFHWHMSGPHFRDYHLLLDEQGDQIFAMTDAIAERARKIGGMTIRSIGHIGRLQRLLDNDADFVTPRDMLAELKDDNQQLISFMRQAHEVCAEHNDVATSSLLEVWIDETERRAWFLFETTRNAA from the coding sequence ATGGACCGTATCGAACTCGAAAACCGTCGCAAGGCGTCGCTTGCCACTCCGTCCGACCTTGCCTCCAACGCGACCGCCGACATCTCGGGCCCGCTGGCAGCGCTGCTTGCCGATACCTTTGCCCTCTATCTCAAGACCAAGAACTTCCATTGGCATATGAGCGGCCCGCATTTTCGCGATTATCACCTCCTGCTCGACGAACAGGGCGACCAGATTTTCGCGATGACCGATGCGATCGCCGAGCGCGCCCGCAAGATCGGCGGCATGACGATTCGCTCGATCGGTCATATCGGCCGGCTGCAGCGCCTTCTCGACAATGACGCCGATTTCGTCACGCCGCGCGACATGCTCGCAGAACTGAAAGACGACAACCAGCAGCTCATCTCGTTCATGAGGCAGGCGCACGAGGTCTGCGCCGAGCATAACGACGTCGCCACATCAAGCCTGCTCGAAGTCTGGATCGACGAGACGGAACGCCGCGCCTGGTTCCTGTTCGAAACAACCCGGAACGCCGCATAA
- a CDS encoding protein of unknown function DUF1078 domain protein (PFAM: protein of unknown function DUF1078 domain protein; flagellar basal body rod protein~KEGG: ret:RHE_CH02245 flagellar basal body rod protein), giving the protein MSLSDIASTALSGMRAQATRVSAIANNIANTSTPDYARLNTSLTSVVSGGVQAVVSPTTSEVDQATELTDLIEAEQSYKANAVVFETGADMWEMLMSIKRD; this is encoded by the coding sequence ATGAGCCTATCGGATATTGCGAGTACTGCTCTTTCGGGAATGCGGGCACAGGCGACGCGGGTTAGCGCGATTGCCAACAACATTGCAAACACCAGCACGCCAGACTATGCTAGGCTGAACACCAGCCTCACATCCGTTGTGTCAGGCGGCGTACAGGCCGTCGTCAGCCCGACGACGTCAGAGGTCGATCAGGCCACGGAGCTCACCGACCTGATCGAAGCCGAGCAGAGCTACAAGGCAAATGCCGTGGTCTTCGAGACCGGCGCCGACATGTGGGAAATGCTGATGAGCATCAAGCGCGACTGA
- a CDS encoding FeS assembly scaffold SufA (TIGRFAM: FeS assembly scaffold SufA; iron-sulfur cluster assembly accessory protein~PFAM: HesB/YadR/YfhF-family protein~KEGG: rec:RHECIAT_CH0002356 hypothetical protein) gives MGFAIMSMTDGAAARVKAIVENSGADAKGVRVGIKKGGCAGMEYTIDLVTEPNAKDDLIERDGARVWVEPSAALYLLGTEMGFETTTLRSGFTFTNPNQTSACGCGESVELKPADLAALAAQRQGEPAHS, from the coding sequence ATGGGCTTTGCAATCATGAGCATGACGGACGGGGCTGCGGCCCGCGTCAAGGCGATCGTCGAGAATTCGGGTGCTGATGCCAAGGGTGTCCGCGTCGGCATCAAAAAGGGCGGCTGCGCCGGGATGGAATATACCATCGACCTAGTGACCGAGCCCAATGCCAAGGACGACCTGATCGAGCGCGACGGTGCAAGAGTCTGGGTCGAGCCGTCGGCAGCCCTCTATCTGCTCGGCACCGAAATGGGCTTCGAGACGACGACGCTCCGCTCCGGCTTCACCTTCACCAATCCGAACCAGACATCGGCCTGCGGCTGCGGCGAATCCGTCGAGTTGAAGCCCGCCGATCTCGCAGCCCTTGCCGCCCAGCGCCAGGGCGAGCCGGCGCATTCCTGA
- a CDS encoding FeS assembly SUF system protein (TIGRFAM: FeS assembly SUF system protein~PFAM: protein of unknown function DUF59~KEGG: ret:RHE_CH02248 hypothetical protein) codes for MSLDESEQKIDVREGIVHSSIPADELARLSDDVISALKTVYDPEIPADIFELGLIYKIDIEDDRMVKIMMTLTAPGCPVAGEMPGWVENAVGAVEGVSGVEVAMTFDPPWTPDRMSEEAQVAVGWY; via the coding sequence ATGAGCCTGGACGAAAGCGAACAGAAGATCGACGTGCGCGAAGGCATCGTGCATTCCAGCATTCCGGCCGATGAGCTGGCGCGACTCAGCGACGACGTCATCAGCGCGCTGAAGACGGTCTACGATCCGGAAATTCCCGCCGACATCTTCGAGCTCGGTCTGATCTACAAGATCGACATCGAGGACGACCGGATGGTGAAAATCATGATGACGCTGACCGCCCCCGGCTGCCCGGTGGCCGGCGAGATGCCCGGGTGGGTCGAAAACGCCGTCGGCGCCGTCGAAGGCGTATCGGGCGTCGAGGTGGCAATGACCTTCGATCCGCCGTGGACGCCGGATCGCATGTCGGAGGAGGCGCAAGTCGCCGTCGGCTGGTACTGA
- a CDS encoding cysteine desulfurase, SufS subfamily (TIGRFAM: cysteine desulfurase, SufS subfamily~PFAM: aminotransferase class V; aromatic amino acid beta-eliminating lyase/threonine aldolase; aminotransferase class I and II~KEGG: rec:RHECIAT_CH0002358 putative selenocysteine lyase protein), which yields MDKIVPAKPYDVEAIRRDFPILAEKVHGKPLVYLDNGASAQKPQVVIDAISHAYSHEYANVHRGLHYLSNAATDAYEAAREKVRRFLNAPSVNDIVFTKNSTEAINTVAYGWGMPKIGEGDEIVLTIMEHHSNIVPWHFIRERQGAKLVWVPVDDEGAFHIEDFEKSLTERTKLVAITHMSNALGTIVPVKEVCRIAHERGIPVLIDGSQGAVHLPVDVQDIDCDWYVMTGHKLYGPSGIGVLYGKKERLFEMRPFQGGGEMIFEVAEDMVTYNDPPHRFEAGTPPIVQAIGLGYALDYMEKIGREAIARHEADLAAYAVERLKSVNSLRVFGTAPDKGSIFSFELAGIHAHDVSMVIDRQGVAVRAGTHCAMPLLKRFGVTSTCRASFGMYNTRAEVDALADALDYARKFFA from the coding sequence ATGGACAAGATAGTGCCGGCCAAGCCATACGACGTCGAAGCCATCCGCCGGGATTTTCCGATCCTAGCGGAGAAGGTGCATGGCAAGCCGCTGGTCTATCTCGACAACGGCGCGTCGGCGCAGAAGCCGCAGGTGGTGATCGACGCCATCTCGCATGCCTATAGCCATGAATATGCCAATGTGCATCGTGGCCTGCACTATCTCTCGAATGCGGCCACGGACGCCTATGAGGCAGCGCGCGAGAAGGTCCGCCGCTTCCTCAATGCGCCTTCGGTGAACGACATCGTCTTCACCAAGAATTCGACGGAAGCGATCAACACCGTCGCCTATGGCTGGGGCATGCCGAAGATTGGCGAAGGCGACGAGATCGTGCTTACGATCATGGAGCACCATTCCAACATCGTGCCCTGGCACTTCATCCGCGAGCGGCAGGGCGCCAAACTTGTCTGGGTGCCTGTCGACGACGAGGGCGCCTTCCATATTGAGGATTTCGAGAAGAGCCTGACGGAGCGCACCAAGCTCGTTGCCATCACCCATATGTCGAATGCGCTCGGCACAATCGTTCCCGTCAAGGAAGTCTGCCGGATCGCGCATGAGCGCGGCATTCCGGTGCTGATCGACGGCAGCCAGGGCGCCGTGCATCTGCCTGTTGACGTGCAGGATATCGATTGCGACTGGTACGTCATGACCGGCCACAAGCTCTACGGCCCGTCAGGCATCGGCGTGCTTTACGGCAAGAAGGAGCGGCTTTTCGAGATGCGCCCGTTCCAGGGCGGTGGAGAGATGATCTTCGAGGTCGCCGAGGATATGGTCACTTATAACGACCCGCCGCATCGCTTCGAGGCCGGCACGCCGCCGATCGTGCAGGCGATCGGGCTCGGTTATGCGCTCGACTACATGGAGAAGATCGGCCGCGAGGCGATCGCCCGGCATGAGGCCGATCTTGCCGCCTATGCGGTCGAGCGGCTGAAATCCGTCAATTCGCTGCGAGTCTTCGGGACGGCGCCCGACAAGGGCAGCATCTTTTCCTTCGAACTTGCCGGCATTCATGCCCACGACGTCTCGATGGTGATCGACCGGCAGGGTGTTGCAGTCAGGGCCGGCACGCATTGCGCCATGCCGCTCTTGAAACGCTTCGGCGTCACCTCCACATGCCGTGCATCCTTCGGCATGTACAATACCCGCGCCGAGGTCGATGCCCTGGCCGATGCGCTTGATTATGCGCGCAAGTTCTTTGCTTGA
- a CDS encoding FeS assembly protein SufD (TIGRFAM: FeS assembly protein SufD~PFAM: SufBD protein~KEGG: ret:RHE_CH02250 ABC transporter involved in Fe-S cluster assembly, permease protein), producing the protein MNMQTTSRLTAAETALIEAFNQQIGELPGNGTVTALRDRLLDDLKKAGLPTRRIEAWHYTDLKNLLRTVPQQAGDAGSEALEPLVADATVLAVIQGHSNQKATADGLGVSAYSEHLLDGSAADGLDALGSDDAVGRINGSFVRDGYVIDVPAETELENPLEIQFIHAGGQTHTRLPVSFGAGVKATVIERHRTVTGDAALVSHVTDITVGEGTELTWIILQQQGADDTHLGQIRIDLGADAKLRLFVINAGGKLVRQELHIKVTGEGADLTLRGINLLGGDTHTDVTMVLGHDVPNTGSTEVIRNVVFDRAKGVFQGMIRVAPDAQKTDAKMACNTLLMSDDAEFSVKPELEIFADDVQCGHGATVTDIDANHLYYMMARGIPENKARAMLVNAFVAEIVEELEDEALVEALEGVISAWLEKHA; encoded by the coding sequence ATGAACATGCAGACGACGAGCCGCCTGACTGCGGCCGAGACGGCGCTGATCGAGGCCTTCAATCAGCAGATCGGCGAACTGCCGGGCAATGGCACGGTGACGGCCCTGCGCGACCGGCTTCTCGACGACCTGAAGAAGGCCGGCCTGCCGACGCGCCGGATCGAAGCCTGGCATTATACCGACCTCAAGAATCTGCTGCGCACCGTTCCGCAGCAGGCGGGCGATGCCGGCTCGGAGGCTTTGGAGCCGCTCGTTGCTGATGCCACGGTGCTGGCGGTGATCCAAGGCCATTCCAACCAGAAGGCTACGGCCGACGGTCTTGGCGTTTCGGCCTATTCCGAACATCTGCTCGACGGCTCCGCCGCGGATGGCCTGGATGCGCTCGGCAGCGACGACGCGGTCGGCCGCATCAATGGCAGCTTCGTGCGCGATGGCTATGTCATCGACGTGCCTGCCGAGACCGAGCTTGAAAACCCGCTCGAAATCCAGTTCATCCATGCGGGCGGGCAGACGCATACTCGCTTGCCTGTGTCCTTCGGCGCCGGTGTCAAGGCGACGGTCATCGAGCGTCACCGCACGGTGACCGGCGATGCTGCGCTGGTGTCCCACGTCACCGACATCACGGTCGGCGAAGGCACGGAACTGACCTGGATCATCCTGCAGCAGCAGGGAGCCGACGATACGCATCTCGGCCAGATCCGCATCGATCTCGGCGCAGACGCCAAGCTCCGGCTTTTTGTCATCAATGCCGGCGGCAAGCTGGTGCGCCAGGAGCTGCATATCAAGGTGACAGGCGAGGGCGCCGACCTGACGCTGCGCGGCATCAATCTGCTCGGCGGCGACACGCATACCGACGTGACGATGGTACTCGGCCACGACGTGCCGAATACCGGGTCGACCGAAGTCATCCGCAACGTCGTCTTCGACCGTGCCAAGGGTGTCTTCCAGGGCATGATCCGGGTGGCGCCCGATGCGCAGAAGACCGATGCCAAGATGGCCTGCAACACGCTGCTGATGTCCGACGATGCCGAATTCTCGGTCAAGCCCGAGCTCGAAATCTTCGCCGACGACGTGCAGTGCGGCCACGGCGCCACGGTGACCGATATCGACGCCAACCATCTCTATTACATGATGGCGCGCGGCATTCCGGAGAACAAGGCGCGGGCGATGCTCGTCAACGCTTTCGTTGCCGAAATCGTCGAGGAACTGGAAGACGAAGCCCTGGTCGAGGCGCTGGAAGGCGTGATTTCGGCCTGGCTCGAAAAGCACGCCTGA
- a CDS encoding FeS assembly ATPase SufC (KEGG: rec:RHECIAT_CH0002360 ABC transporter involved in Fe-S cluster assembly, ATP-binding protein~TIGRFAM: FeS assembly ATPase SufC~PFAM: ABC transporter related~SMART: AAA ATPase) translates to MLEIKNLHARIAEDGTEIIRGLNLTVKAGEVAAIMGPNGSGKSTLSYVLSGRSDYEVTEGDILYNGESILELDPAERAAKGIFLAFQYPVEIPGVATMQFLKVAMNEQRKARGEDELTTPDFMRRVKDAAGKLQINTEMLKRPLNVGFSGGEKKRAEILQMALLEPNLCVLDETDSGLDIDALKIVADGVNALRSPDRAVVVITHYQRLLDYIVPDTVHVLYKGQVIKSGDKTLAHELEANGYADIIGTAA, encoded by the coding sequence ATGCTTGAAATTAAGAACCTTCATGCCCGCATCGCCGAAGACGGCACCGAGATCATCCGTGGCCTGAACCTGACGGTGAAGGCCGGCGAAGTTGCCGCGATCATGGGGCCGAACGGCTCCGGCAAGTCGACGCTCTCCTATGTGCTGTCCGGCCGCAGCGACTACGAAGTCACCGAGGGTGATATTCTCTACAATGGCGAGAGCATTCTCGAGCTCGATCCGGCCGAACGCGCTGCCAAGGGCATCTTCCTCGCCTTCCAGTACCCGGTCGAAATTCCGGGCGTTGCCACCATGCAGTTCCTGAAGGTGGCGATGAACGAGCAGCGCAAAGCGCGTGGCGAGGACGAGCTGACGACGCCGGACTTCATGCGCCGGGTCAAGGATGCCGCCGGCAAGCTGCAGATCAATACCGAAATGCTGAAGCGGCCGCTGAATGTCGGCTTCTCCGGCGGCGAGAAGAAGCGGGCCGAAATCCTGCAGATGGCGCTGCTCGAGCCGAATCTCTGCGTGCTTGACGAAACCGATTCCGGCCTCGACATCGATGCGCTGAAGATCGTCGCCGACGGCGTCAACGCGTTGCGTTCGCCGGACCGCGCAGTCGTGGTCATCACCCACTACCAGCGCCTGCTCGACTATATCGTGCCGGATACCGTCCACGTGCTCTACAAGGGCCAGGTGATCAAGTCGGGCGACAAGACGCTGGCGCATGAGCTGGAAGCCAACGGCTATGCCGACATCATCGGCACGGCGGCCTGA
- a CDS encoding conserved hypothetical protein (KEGG: rec:RHECIAT_CH0002361 hypothetical protein) produces MSEADKKRILERLTNMRGEILAKIRPRELRNETETPPEQPYVFLRQRMEKPGMIFQGISDFLEWVGLVTVAVFRVVRFFAR; encoded by the coding sequence ATGAGCGAAGCGGACAAGAAGCGCATTCTTGAACGTCTGACGAATATGCGCGGGGAGATATTGGCGAAAATTCGCCCCCGCGAGCTAAGAAACGAGACCGAAACGCCGCCGGAGCAGCCTTATGTGTTTCTCCGGCAGCGCATGGAAAAACCGGGAATGATCTTTCAGGGGATCTCGGATTTTCTCGAATGGGTTGGGCTCGTAACGGTCGCGGTTTTCCGCGTCGTCCGCTTTTTTGCTCGATAG